In the Chryseobacterium sp. MYb264 genome, one interval contains:
- the hemE gene encoding uroporphyrinogen decarboxylase has product MIKNDLYLKALRGETVERPPVWMMRQAGRYLPEFIALRDKYDFFTRCQTPELASEITVQPIRRYPLDAAILFSDILVVPQAMGIDFKMKENVGPWLDNPIRTMEDVQNVVVPDVNDTLGYVFDAIELTLQKLDNEIPLIGFAGSPWTILCYCVEGKGSKAFDIAKSFCFQQPEAAHLLLQKITDTTIAYLKRKVEKGVSAVQVFDSWGGMLSPADYQEFSWKYINQIVEALSPLTHVVVFGKGCWFALEDMVQSPVSALGVDWTIKPEFARTLTNHTMTLQGNFDPARLHSTPETIKKMVTEMINRFGKDRYIANLGHGILPNIPLENAEAFIRAVVDWKPNP; this is encoded by the coding sequence ATGATTAAAAACGACCTGTATTTAAAAGCACTTCGCGGAGAAACCGTAGAAAGACCACCCGTTTGGATGATGAGACAAGCCGGAAGATATTTGCCGGAATTCATTGCGCTGCGCGATAAATATGATTTCTTCACAAGATGTCAGACTCCGGAATTGGCTTCCGAAATCACGGTACAACCCATCAGAAGATATCCTTTGGATGCTGCGATTTTGTTCTCTGATATTTTGGTAGTTCCGCAAGCGATGGGGATTGATTTTAAGATGAAGGAAAACGTGGGTCCGTGGTTGGATAATCCGATCAGAACAATGGAAGATGTGCAGAATGTAGTTGTTCCGGATGTGAATGATACTTTAGGATACGTTTTTGATGCGATTGAACTGACTTTACAGAAATTAGACAACGAAATTCCATTGATCGGTTTTGCAGGTTCACCTTGGACGATTCTTTGCTATTGCGTAGAAGGAAAAGGAAGCAAGGCTTTTGATATTGCTAAATCTTTCTGTTTCCAACAACCGGAAGCAGCGCATTTGTTATTGCAGAAAATTACAGATACTACGATTGCTTATTTGAAGAGAAAAGTTGAAAAAGGCGTTTCTGCCGTTCAGGTTTTCGATTCTTGGGGCGGAATGCTTTCTCCAGCTGATTATCAGGAATTCTCTTGGAAATACATCAACCAGATTGTTGAAGCTTTAAGTCCGTTAACGCACGTTGTTGTTTTCGGAAAAGGATGTTGGTTTGCGTTGGAAGACATGGTACAGTCTCCGGTTTCAGCTTTAGGTGTTGACTGGACGATCAAGCCGGAATTCGCAAGAACGCTGACGAATCACACCATGACGCTTCAGGGAAATTTTGATCCTGCAAGGTTGCATTCTACACCAGAAACGATCAAGAAAATGGTGACTGAAATGATTAACCGTTTTGGAAAAGACCGATATATTGCCAATTTAGGACACGGAATTTTACCTAATATTCCTTTGGAAAATGCAGAAGCGTTTATCAGAGCGGTGGTGGATTGGAAACCGAATCCTTAA
- a CDS encoding DUF1287 domain-containing protein, producing the protein MRKYFTILIIICCAFTAKAQNQFAQKLSSAALSLTKDRVTYDPAYFVINYPNGDVPSDKGVCTDVVIRAYRKLGIDLQKEVHEDMKKNFSSYPKKWGLKTPDTNIDHRRVPNLRVFFAKFGKSKPTETKPELYVPGDIVTWLLPGNLTHIGIVVNKKSADGKRYLIVHNIGAGQVIEDCLFKFTITGHYQYPK; encoded by the coding sequence ATGAGAAAGTATTTCACTATCCTTATCATTATATGTTGTGCTTTTACCGCTAAAGCACAAAATCAGTTTGCTCAGAAATTGTCTTCAGCAGCTTTAAGCTTAACGAAAGACAGGGTAACTTATGATCCCGCTTATTTCGTCATTAATTATCCGAATGGAGATGTTCCTTCAGATAAAGGCGTTTGCACTGACGTGGTGATTCGGGCGTATCGAAAATTAGGAATCGATCTTCAAAAGGAAGTACATGAAGATATGAAGAAAAACTTTTCATCTTATCCGAAAAAATGGGGACTGAAAACACCAGATACCAATATTGACCACCGCCGAGTTCCGAACCTGAGAGTTTTCTTTGCTAAATTCGGGAAATCGAAGCCTACAGAAACAAAACCGGAACTTTATGTTCCCGGAGACATCGTAACCTGGCTTTTACCCGGAAATTTAACGCATATCGGAATTGTGGTGAATAAGAAATCGGCGGACGGGAAAAGATATTTAATTGTACATAATATCGGTGCCGGACAAGTGATTGAAGATTGCCTTTTCAAATTCACCATCACCGGACATTATCAATATCCTAAATAA
- a CDS encoding uroporphyrinogen-III synthase — protein MKILFTKNIDQTVISKSLGEEVSVDCVEVIKTTPIQVNSFDLKNHSLIFTSVNGIISFFKNGFQPNEDFTAKNYNKIYCVGEKTKRELRKHGFGTFKVLKNAETLSGFIIGNCQHESFIHFCGNLAINVLDNDLPLQNIQYKKVTVYNTEETNPIITEKYHAAVFFSPSGVRSFAKQNSLQDIMLFSIGETTSRELRKHTSKPIFTSEGNNLISVLDVIKREIVNKN, from the coding sequence ATGAAGATTTTATTTACCAAAAATATAGACCAAACTGTTATCTCTAAATCTTTGGGAGAAGAAGTTTCGGTTGATTGTGTTGAGGTAATTAAAACCACTCCTATACAAGTAAATTCTTTTGATCTGAAGAACCATTCTCTCATATTCACCAGCGTAAATGGAATTATTTCTTTTTTCAAAAACGGATTTCAACCCAATGAAGATTTTACGGCAAAAAATTACAATAAAATCTATTGCGTTGGCGAAAAAACAAAACGTGAACTCAGAAAACACGGCTTCGGAACTTTTAAAGTATTAAAAAACGCTGAAACGCTTTCGGGATTTATCATCGGAAACTGCCAGCACGAAAGCTTTATTCACTTTTGCGGAAACTTAGCCATTAATGTGCTGGATAATGATCTTCCGTTGCAAAACATTCAATATAAAAAAGTTACCGTTTACAATACCGAAGAAACCAATCCTATAATAACTGAAAAATATCATGCTGCTGTATTTTTTAGTCCGAGCGGAGTTCGTAGTTTTGCAAAACAAAATTCCCTGCAGGATATTATGCTTTTTTCGATTGGAGAAACTACTTCCCGAGAGCTGAGAAAGCATACTTCAAAACCTATTTTTACTTCAGAAGGAAACAATTTGATTTCCGTTTTGGATGTAATAAAAAGGGAAATTGTAAACAAAAATTGA
- a CDS encoding peptidoglycan recognition protein family protein, with protein sequence MKTIICFLLLSIVGFTYAQKGDPEIIKKPINYSAERANLSIDYLKSHYNITQNTATISPKMIVLHYTAGGTVETNFKYFNKTHLESARNTLKKQSTLNVSSQYIIDRDGTIYQMMEPNMFARHTIGLNYCAIGIENIGSKKQPLTEQQVTANAQLVRYLTKKYNIEYLIGHSEYGAFRNSKLWKETDPNYFTIKEDPGKDFMNKVRLLVSDLHLKDQP encoded by the coding sequence ATGAAGACTATTATTTGCTTTTTGTTGTTATCGATCGTAGGTTTTACATACGCTCAGAAAGGTGACCCTGAAATTATTAAAAAGCCAATAAATTATTCTGCTGAAAGGGCAAATTTAAGTATTGACTATCTTAAATCTCATTATAATATTACCCAAAATACAGCAACCATTTCGCCAAAAATGATTGTTCTTCATTATACAGCAGGCGGAACGGTGGAAACTAATTTTAAATACTTTAATAAAACCCATCTGGAAAGCGCCAGAAATACTTTGAAAAAGCAAAGTACACTGAATGTTTCCTCACAATATATTATAGACAGAGACGGAACGATTTATCAGATGATGGAACCCAACATGTTTGCGAGACATACCATTGGTTTAAATTATTGCGCCATCGGGATTGAAAACATCGGAAGCAAAAAACAACCGCTTACCGAACAGCAAGTTACTGCCAATGCACAATTGGTAAGATATTTAACCAAGAAATACAATATAGAATATCTCATCGGGCATTCGGAATACGGAGCTTTCAGAAATTCCAAGCTTTGGAAAGAGACAGATCCTAATTATTTCACCATAAAAGAAGACCCCGGAAAAGATTTTATGAATAAAGTAAGACTTTTAGTCTCCGATTTACATTTAAAAGACCAACCATAA